The Gemmatimonadota bacterium genome has a window encoding:
- a CDS encoding restriction endonuclease subunit M yields the protein SLLFVFQNLGYQPNNLDDSWVAPLLSNRSQKVRFWCVKTLGKTKREEHIPLLKNVALKDEATEVRREAVSSIGRLRSPAIVSVLSEILTDDDPKIVLQAIRGLLTFKDDASVSKQLKSFRNHPNEMIQKVIKKEYYSSASNTLPKQAHKVSYDFLKNVIVLGDVRKVLEAVPDESFHLTFTSPPYYNARDYSIYKSYQEYLDLLKEVFELTHQKTKEGRFLIVNTSPIIIPRVSRQHSSKRYPIPFDVHNFLVNMGWEFIDDIVWKKPETSVKNRNAGFLQHRKPLAYKPNAVTEYLMVYRKETDRLIDWNMRQYDKETVEESKVEDGYETSNVWEIAPKHDKVHSAVFPVELCRRVVKYYSFKGDLVFDPFAGSGTFGKVAESLNRFFFLTEQELEYFDYMKINFAEADVFEDTKIAPNFLTLDQFREREK from the coding sequence AAGTCTTTTGTTTGTTTTCCAGAATCTCGGATATCAGCCCAATAATTTAGATGATAGCTGGGTAGCACCCCTGCTTTCAAACCGCAGCCAAAAGGTTCGATTCTGGTGTGTAAAAACTTTGGGAAAGACGAAAAGAGAAGAACATATACCTCTCCTAAAGAACGTCGCGTTAAAAGATGAAGCAACAGAAGTTAGACGAGAGGCTGTTTCTTCAATCGGAAGACTGCGGTCTCCTGCAATCGTTTCTGTATTGTCTGAGATTTTAACTGATGATGACCCTAAAATTGTTTTACAAGCGATTCGGGGACTTCTGACCTTCAAGGATGATGCGAGTGTAAGTAAGCAGCTTAAATCTTTTCGCAACCACCCAAATGAAATGATTCAAAAGGTCATAAAGAAGGAATATTATTCGTCTGCAAGTAATACGCTTCCAAAGCAAGCACATAAAGTCTCTTATGATTTCTTGAAAAATGTAATTGTTTTAGGCGATGTGCGGAAGGTATTAGAGGCTGTGCCGGATGAAAGTTTCCATCTTACGTTCACTTCTCCACCTTATTACAACGCAAGAGATTATTCAATTTACAAGAGCTATCAAGAATATTTGGATCTTTTGAAGGAGGTTTTTGAACTTACACACCAAAAGACCAAGGAAGGACGTTTCCTCATTGTTAATACATCGCCGATTATCATTCCCAGAGTTAGCCGTCAACATTCCAGCAAGAGATACCCAATACCCTTTGATGTTCACAACTTTCTGGTCAATATGGGGTGGGAATTTATTGACGATATTGTATGGAAAAAACCGGAAACGAGTGTGAAGAACAGGAATGCGGGATTTTTGCAACATCGCAAGCCATTGGCATATAAGCCCAATGCTGTAACCGAATATTTGATGGTTTATAGGAAAGAAACAGATAGGCTCATAGATTGGAATATGCGCCAGTATGATAAAGAAACCGTAGAAGAGAGCAAAGTGGAAGATGGTTATGAGACATCAAATGTTTGGGAAATAGCCCCAAAGCATGACAAGGTTCATTCGGCAGTTTTTCCTGTTGAGTTGTGCAGGAGGGTTGTTAAATACTATTCATTCAAAGGTGATTTGGTATTTGATCCATTTGCTGGGAGTGGGACCTTTGGCAAAGTAGCAGAGAGTTTGAACAGATTTTTCTTTCTTACAGAGCAAGAACTAGAGTATTTTGACTATATGAAAATAAATTTCGCGGAAGCTGATGTGTTTGAAGACACAAAAATTGCTCCTAATTTTTTGACGCTTGACCAATTTAGAGAGAGGGAAAAATGA
- a CDS encoding CfrBI family restriction endonuclease: MTLTEQVAKNIIRKLLKGEDYRIEIVTLINAEFLQFAIEFFKEVVFAKFNDQTVTADWYKRKFLDHELPTKDIAINSGLNMKTIDNMYNSVARQVVIDASNNHYDTLYKSIKSLVDSGEELELTLTLKFRDVSVDLNVSETLIVINTLAVKRAALRGGLWSTAGKRVEKPLMQTLCKLYRVPEENYTSDLQEIDGQEGFTREIDFYLIKDGENYKCEVKLMGKGNPESADSAFARKSKVFIADTLSETNKMQLDSEKIEWVELRDVQGFQRFKTVLENLGIPFTDIDIGNLERDVERIFNEIFVARLL; this comes from the coding sequence ATGACACTGACAGAACAAGTAGCAAAAAACATCATCAGAAAACTTCTCAAGGGTGAGGATTATAGAATAGAGATTGTGACCCTTATAAACGCTGAGTTTTTGCAATTTGCGATAGAATTTTTTAAGGAAGTGGTTTTTGCAAAATTCAATGATCAAACAGTAACGGCTGATTGGTATAAAAGAAAATTTCTCGATCATGAACTTCCCACAAAAGATATAGCCATAAACTCTGGATTAAACATGAAAACCATTGATAATATGTATAATTCGGTTGCGAGACAGGTAGTGATAGATGCGTCAAATAATCATTATGATACTTTGTATAAGTCCATTAAGAGTCTTGTCGATTCGGGTGAAGAACTCGAATTGACATTGACGCTAAAATTCCGAGATGTGAGCGTGGATTTGAATGTTAGTGAGACATTGATTGTCATTAACACTCTTGCCGTTAAAAGGGCTGCTTTAAGAGGTGGGTTGTGGAGCACTGCCGGAAAAAGAGTTGAAAAGCCTCTCATGCAAACATTATGCAAGTTATACAGAGTGCCTGAAGAAAATTATACGTCTGATTTGCAGGAGATAGATGGTCAAGAAGGCTTTACTCGTGAGATAGATTTTTACCTAATTAAAGATGGCGAAAATTATAAATGTGAAGTAAAACTGATGGGAAAAGGCAACCCTGAGAGTGCAGATTCGGCTTTCGCAAGGAAGAGCAAGGTCTTTATTGCTGACACGCTCTCTGAAACAAACAAGATGCAATTGGATAGTGAGAAAATAGAGTGGGTCGAATTAAGAGATGTACAAGGCTTTCAAAGATTTAAGACCGTACTGGAAAACCTTGGTATACCGTTTACAGATATTGATATAGGGAACTTGGAAAGGGATGTCGAGAGGATATTTAATGAAATTTTTGTAGCGAGATTGCTTTAA
- a CDS encoding HNH endonuclease, with translation MATANIAEAIDGDLDLDGDVDFQDFLILVQNFGKQGPPAPARTDTIYVTKTDTIYAPSDTIYVAKIDTVFTTIRDTIYVSKVDTFYIEIGAPVIPYDRDLYKHWVDADGDCQDTRQEVLISESLQPVVLDDRGCRVVSGEWLDLYTGQIFTDPSRLDIDHFIPLSEAHRSGADTWTPEQREAFANDLTNEHSLIAVSASANRSKGDRDPANWLPPNESFQCEYIKRWVAVKEYFNLRMDATERNFLQNHPCLQDN, from the coding sequence ATGGCAACAGCCAATATTGCAGAAGCTATTGACGGCGATCTTGATTTAGATGGAGACGTGGATTTTCAAGACTTCTTAATTTTAGTACAAAACTTTGGCAAGCAAGGCCCACCTGCACCAGCGCGTACTGATACCATTTATGTAACGAAAACAGACACCATATATGCCCCGTCTGATACCATTTATGTAGCAAAAATAGATACCGTTTTTACTACCATCCGGGACACCATATACGTCTCAAAAGTAGATACGTTTTATATCGAGATTGGTGCGCCTGTCATTCCTTATGACCGCGACCTTTACAAGCATTGGGTTGATGCTGATGGTGATTGCCAGGACACACGACAGGAAGTTCTAATATCCGAAAGTTTGCAACCCGTCGTTCTCGACGATAGAGGATGTCGGGTCGTATCAGGCGAATGGCTGGATCTGTACACAGGACAGATTTTTACCGATCCGAGTCGATTGGACATAGACCACTTCATTCCGCTGTCTGAAGCCCATCGAAGTGGCGCAGATACCTGGACTCCAGAACAAAGAGAAGCATTTGCGAATGACTTGACGAATGAACATTCATTGATCGCTGTTTCTGCATCTGCCAATCGGTCTAAAGGAGATAGAGACCCCGCAAACTGGTTGCCACCGAATGAATCCTTTCAGTGCGAGTATATAAAACGGTGGGTGGCCGTGAAAGAGTATTTCAACTTGCGTATGGACGCGACAGAAAGGAACTTCTTGCAAAATCATCCATGCTTGCAGGATAATTAA